TAAACCTGTATTGGCGGTGCAGAGATTATCGGGAAGTGCTGTCCGTCGTAAACACGTGAAAAAGACATTGGAACAAGAAATAACAACGCGTCGTAACGCTCGAAAGTGTGAGTCGGCGGTAATTGCATGTTGAGAGATGGTTGGCTCTCAGCGCGGTTCAGCTGCTGCAGACTGGCTGCAGACTGGGTGCAGGGTGATGACACACATGGCAATGCTGCTCCACCTGCAAAGACTCCCAAAGCACGGAAATACACTCCCAGAGAAAGCCGAGGGGACCCTCATGGGTGGCCAGAGAAATGTATACTTCACCACGCACTTCCCTCTCCGCGGTGAGCTAATTAAGCACCACTAGCTATCCGGATTTTGTAAGAATTATGTGAACTCTACAGCCGTTTACAAATATGCATGACTCTGGTGAGAATGTGTGGACTACATTATATATTTTGGACTATATATTGAATTTACTAGAAGAAGTGAAATTTTATATTTCACATTCAAACGTAgaaaaatatagatatattaaaCAGAATTACTTTGAAATTTGGAATACGTTTGTTCCAAATATTTAATTTTGGGGTTGTTTTGCGCAAAGACATACTTCGGGACATTTCTTTatctgtttttgttattgttattattaatattttccaCCCCTTTTTCTGAAAAGCTTGCTTCCTTTCTGACTCAAACAGCAGAGTCAGTCatgttaatataatattttgAGCAACGAATTCACTAGCTATAAGCATAATTGCATTCTTTCAACGAATacctgtatttttattttcattacgcACTAACAGCTTCAGTTTTCCTACAGTGTTTTATGCCTACATTTTACTGTAAATAGGTGTTTATCGCGCATATTATTACTAGTATTTTGAACCCGTTTCTGATTAATACAATTTTCAACAAGTGAAGAAgagctcttttttttcattgactGGAACCACGGAAGGCGGAACTAAAATACGCACAAATCACAAAGCACTACGTCGCTCGGTGTAGAGCATTAGAGCGAAAGCAGCCTGTCAGCGGCcctgaaaaaaagggaaaagggcTGGCCTTACTGACTCACAGTCCAAAACTTGGGTTGCGCGTCCATCAGAAAACAGCTTAGAAAAATCTCAGCTGAAGAGAGAGGAAGGTCTGGTGCATGTCACGTACTGATCCGCAAAATTACAATTAAGATTTCTCCGTGCGCAATTTGGAGGACAGTTTTCGACTCACTGGTGCATCCTGAGATTCTGCAGCGCAGCATTTCACCGATCGAGACAGAAGCGTCAGAAAGGtgttctttttaaaagtttagactggacttgtttgttttggtgtgtGCGCAATGATGGCCACTTACCAAAACCCGGAGGATGACGCAATGGCCCTAATGATCCACGACACCAACACGACCAAGGAGAAAGAGCGCCCAAAAGAGGAGCCGGTTCAGGACAAAGTCTCTGAGAAGCCGGATCCGTCCCAGAAACCGCCGTACTCCTATGTCGCTCTCATTGCCATGGCTATCCGGGAGAGCTCCGAGAAGCGCCTCACGCTGTCCGGCATATACCAGTATATAATCACCAAATTCCCCTTCTACGAGAAGAACAAGAAAGGTTGGCAGAACAGCATCAGACACAACCTGAGTCTTAACGAATGCTTCATAAAGGTGCCGCGGGAGGGCGGCGGCGAGAGAAAGGGGAATTACTGGACCCTCGACCCAGCCTGTGAGGACATGTTCGAGAAGGGGAACTACAGGCGACGCCGCAGGATGAAGCGGCCTTTCAGACCCCCACCAACGCACTTCCAGCCGGGGAAGGCCTTGTTCGGAGGGGACAGCTATGGCTACCTTTCTCCACCCAAGTACCTGCAGTCTAGCTTTATGAACAACTCCTGGTCGTTGGGCCAGCCGCCCACTCCGATGCCCTACACGTCCTGTCAGATGGCCAGCGGCAACGTGAGTCCGGTGAACGTCAAGGGGCTGTCAGCTCCCTCATCATATAACCCTTACTCCCGGGTGCAGAGCATGGCGCTCCCCAGCATGGTGAACTCTTACAACGGCATGAGTCACCATCACCATCCCCATCATACCCAGCAGCTGAGCCCTGCCACCGCGGCACCACCTCCGGTCTCCTCCAGTAACGGAGCCGGCCTTCAGTTCGCGTGCTCCCGCCAGCCCGCGGAGCTCTCCATGATGCACTGCTCATACTGGGAACACGAGACCAAACACTCGGCGTTACACACGAGGattgatatttgaagtttaccaACTGGTCCGTGCAAAAATGAAGACtctgggagagagagacagagaggtaaTTCCTGTGATTTCAAAACAGAGCCGACAGTATTTTGAAGAGACCACTCTGACTCAGATCTCTTCAGTTCCAAGCATGCACGAGGTGATGCTGAGAAAGTTTTATGAAATGGAAACAGGAGGTAAAGGAGTCATCGGTTGCTCATTCATCAGGTAGCACAACCTCTGGGAGCCATTTCGTGCGCCTGTATTACACTTGGACTGATGGCCATAACTCGGTATTGTAAAATCAAAATTGTGAAATGAAAAACTGATTATTTTGAATGGATAGACATTGCTGACATCGGTCCAGTTGTATTTTTGGTGTGCGTAATGATTTATCTCAGCTTTCCTTCGGCTTACTGCCGAAAGACGTCCTAATGAAGTCAGAGTTTTAATGTGTGATTAAATCAGAGCTAATTTTGGCTTTCTTAGTAAGCTGCACCGAGAAAGGCCTGCACGGTGATACTTCACCTCCTGCTATAGTTGGATACTTTGTTAGGTTTAAAAGGTGTGGGTAGAGATCCAGCAAactaccaaaagaaaaaaaaaacaattcaggGCTTTTCATACTTTTTGATTACATGTATGTCTGATGTAAATTCCAAAATGACGCCAGCCAGTGTCAGATTTTGTTCTTTCTAAATAtcgtttttatatatatatataaatgtgatTAGTTATGTTTCATTAATGTTGGGGccatgtttcattttaattagcactttccctttttttttttaggtttgtcAATTTCTTAATAAAGTTGTATTTCTTAAATAATTAAGTGGTCATGAAATAATCTGTTGTATGCTTTAGGCTATTATAGTAACCACTGCTGGCAGTAGGCGAGCAATCAGTAATAAACAAATCTGTGAACCTAACACGACATGAAAGTGCCACATTGGTTATGATGCAGGAGTTTTTTCACAGCTTGttcaagaaagaaaataacactaTTAACAGCGGCGCGGGGTCGGCTGAGGATAGGCTTACATAAAAATGGCTGATAGGCGCACTCAGtatcactttaaaaaattaaatatgcaTTCTTTTGAATTGTTTGGCTCAAAttatgcacatttaaaaaatctatCGATTTATTATATTAGTGTGACCAGGTTAAAGCTTTCTCTTTCAACTAAGGACCAGTGTCTGCATTGTGTGcaatacaataaaaacacatttagacTTATTCATTAGTATTTATGCCCGCTAAGGACAATTAATGTCacatgtttaatattttatatttttcccaTCTCCAGCGGCGTTGCGTGTAGGTAACAGTCCTCTTTTTTTACTAGTTAATttcaaacagacaaagaaacaaaatacacacataaactgGAAAATTTCCGCTCGTAATTTATGATCATAATATctaaatatacatatacatcTAAATAGTCTTTCTCTATAAGTGCAGCAACACTACTAATGCCTTCTACCgctagtagtaataataataataataataataataataataataataataataataataaattcgATAATATGGTGGAATTGATTTACGGCATTAGTGTATTGTTTGTTTGcgttttttagtattttttttagctaTAAGTATTggtaataaacaaataaaatcagttaaggtatatagatagatagatagatagatagatagatagatagatagatagatagatagatagatagataccaGTAATAGTAACACGTTACACGacgaaaaaaaaagataaagtcaTTCATCCCAAATGTAGTTTACAAAATATTGACATCTGCTGACAGTCTTCTCTGAAGGGTGAAAGTGGGGCACATTCAGACAGCTCCTCCTTCTtcccttctttttgttttactgaGAGATTGCagaactaaagaaaataaaattccaTGAAGCCCAGAGGAACATCCATGAAGAAAATTGAAATAGCTTCTTGGTAAAACTTGATCTCAACCTCTTCCCTGCTATTATCACAAAGCATCGACATATTGGCGTTATCTGCTGTCTGCGTTTACATCTGAGTGATCGATCACTGCAAATAAAGTGTCTCTTTCGAATAGGTTATAGCTTTCACGCACAGTGAATTACTAAGGAATCGTCaggtcatttaaaaatattatttcctAAATTAATTATTGGACTATCATTTAAAGATGACAAACTCCCAACACATGACTTCAGGGCACCACAGGAGGCGCATCCAAGCATTCACCTCGCTCCAACTTTTACTCGTCACAGGGACGGTCAAACAGGGTCATCGTCCAGGTGCGCCGAAATAGGAcgcaaaaatcttttttctttttttttctactgcaGCGATTTTGCTAAAGTAAGCTAACCGTAGGCAATTATTTCATTGCATATGTACAAAATGTATGTGGGTCATGGATAATTTAAGTAATTTATTGACAGAAAACGTCGCATAGACTTTTTGCATGTATATAAACGAAATTCAAACGatagctttttcttcttcttttttttttttttttttttttttgaggactGCATAAACAAGGAATTCTCGCCCATGGGTATTGGCTGCTGATAAAGCGCATAATTCACTTATAATCCTCAGACACAAAAGTCAGCGCATGTCGCATGATgactgtttttcatttattattcaaGCGCATAAAGAATCCAGCGAGAAAACAGCACTTCATTTCATCATAACAGACAGACTCTGCACAAAGTCATAATCACAGATAAATTGACTTGACACTCGGCCCAACTGTAAACAGcgtgtcttcttcttcttcttgctcagcagcaggcagctgtCGGGGATCAGTGAGCTCAGACAACCTCTTAACATTGTTGCCCAAAGCTCGTATAAAAACTGCgggaacagaaacacagaatgaAAATGCCATCAGCCGGGTCTCACTCAGACTAACACTGACACTTCTCCATCCTCCTGTGTGCAGAGGGAGCGTCGAGGCAAGCCTGAAATGTAGCTGTGTACGTTCTCAGCTTCCTCACATTAATGTTTTGTAAACAATAAGGAGATAAGGGCGCTTTTGAAAGGCAACTGTATTCTAAACAAGCTTccagaaataataaatacagggGTTTAACAAGAAATAATGTTTCGACCAATGCAACCCTTTACATAAACTGTCCAACCagaggtggagtttattttatttctttctccTCCTGATTTAAAGTTGGAATCCATCAATCAGTACAGCAGCTTTTGTcatatatttattgatttatttgtgcgtttgtttgtttgttttttaaaaaggggaaaGTTGAACTTTTAGTTTATTAacaaagtttattattattattattattattattattattatcataggTCTATTTTATATGACAATTGCTTTTTACACTTTATATTGGCGAAAGCCTTTCTGCACCAAAGGCTTCCATATGTAAACATACATcgctgtctctgtctctgtctttgtctctgtcgctctcactcattcacacacacacacacacacacacacacacacacacacacacacacacacacacacacacacacacacacacacctttctaGTTAAACTTGAGGACCAAAAAGCTCGTCTATAAAAGGCGCGAATATACAAAGACGTGTGCGGACTCGGGCGCGGCAGGTGTGCAGTTGCGCAGAAAGGTTGTCAGTTCAGCAGGGCGGCAGGGAACAATGGGCCTGCATACAGGATGTCTCGGGGGGCTGAGACAGATAAGGCCAGCCGAGGTTCAGCCCAGGCGACACAGGCCTGCTTTAATATAGTCTTCTTTTACGCTGACCTCGGGAGTTTATAGTATATCGAATTCATTATGAATGAATTGGTGGAATTTTTTTAGACATATAAGAGCAGCTTCCTTCAGGCCTTTACACTAAGAGCACGGTTAGCAGCccatatatatctatatgtgGCTGTCGGAAACAATAAAAGAGTTCACAATGACATTAGAGCTGCTGAGACCTGAAGAAGAACAACGATTTAACTATGGCGAGCACAGCCTTATGGACACATCTCCCACGTATCATCTTAATTGGAAAGTGACGCTTTAGTGACTAAGGGGGAATAACAACAGCAACCGTGCAGTCAGAATTAAACTAACACTGgctaattattattaaatgtgaGTCGAGCGCATTTCTGTATCGGTGAATATTTCTGTCAATCATAATTATTTCTCCACAAGGTGAAAAGGTTTAGCGCAATGTGCGGTTTGTTTTCACGCGTCTTTTCCGCAGAGCGCGTTCTGAATAACCATGATTGTATCCTTTGTTGTGCTCTCAGAGATGACAGATTATAATCAACAAGACGAATGAGGTCAACTCATTGTGGAGGCAACGCATTTGACCCTCGCTTCTTCtccgtcacacacacacacacacacacacacacacacacacacacacacacacacacacacacacacacacactggagcgTACCTGGAGTCGTTCCGCGTATGACAGCCTGCATGCTCCACGGGGCATCGGCGATGCGACCCGGCAGGTCGAGTCACACGCAGGTTGCAGGTTTCCCAATGCCTGCACACAATTGAATTCCTGGCATTCTGGTCAATGTTTGAGATTGAAGAGCAACAGTTTCCACTTAGAAGCGGCGCACATCACCCCGAACCCATTGAAAAGGAGAGTGGGGGTCACCACTGTTTGGTATACATCTGCTCCAAACAGGAAAATATGCAGAGATTTGATTCGCAGAAAATCCGGCAATTGTTCCAATCAGCATGCGTTTTTTCGTCTTCTCCTGTCAGAGTAGAAAAACTCAAAGTTTCAGCCTTTCTGCCACGTATCTGTGCTATGTCCACGCCATTACTGAATTTGGAGTTGTTTATTTTCTGAGCGCGTCCTCTGGTGAATCTCCAGCTTGCCACGGTGATCTACGTGATGTTTTCAGTGACTGCTGATCCCTATCTTAATGACAACTCGACGAAACAATGGATGACATATAATAATTCTTTTATTAAGCCAAAAATATTGCAATGGTGTGTGTTGATACACAGTTTATAAATAGGAACCGCGCGTTTGTTAACTGGACCTTTGGGCAACAAAGGTCCACAAAATGTCTAGAAATACCATATCTATAAATACACAGGAGTGTCATCTATTCAAGGAAAAGACAGTCATCCATCTGCAGAGCAAAATCATCACGCACTGACCTCTGAGTACCCTCCAGCCACCACGGGGCCACTCAGATGTCACACACACGCCATCCTTTGAGTCTGACAGCCTTTGAGAGGAGAGGTGGTGAGATGCTGACAAAGAGCGCCTGAAAATAAGCAGTCACCGGGCTAAATATTATCTCATCTCACTTTGGAGGCTCTAAAAATATACCtgtttaatttgtcatttcatGTATGATAATCTCTGTCCAACGTGATAATCACGAGCTCTTATCAAATAACCGTGTTTTGGTGACGGAATATCACCTCTCAGCAACGACTGGTTATGCTCCAGCTGACCTgttaaagcaaacaaacaaacgtaCACACAAGGTCAAGATTTACCAGCGTTTGGCTCACGCTAACTTCTGCTGTGGATGTGGCGGAACTGACCAGCTTATACTGTAAAGGGAAATGCGATAAAAAACGGTTTCCGTTCCCTTGATTATGAGCTGCAAATTGCTTTGTCGGGATTTAAATGGCAGGTCTTTTCCCAGCGTGCTCTGATGGAGTCTATTTTTAAAGCGCTTTCCTTTCTCGCCCCTCTAAAAACTTCCGCAGGGTTGGCAACAAGAAGCTATTAGGATAACTCTTCTCCTGTTAACATTCCAATTAATCAAAGACGAAAGCAAATTCCCGCTGGGATCATTAAGGGCCAGCACCTGTTCTTCTAATACTGTAGGCTGTAAAATAAATCAGTCCAACTTCATGGTCAGACTTAGGCCGACCTCTGGGGATGGTGTGAGACACATAATCACTGAAAGCCAGTTATACATCAGCCCACTATCAGTAATAGAAACCCCACGCGGATATGAATGCCAAACACTGAGCTTATTTAAAGCAAAACATCTTCTGGACGCTCTCAAATTTATACTCTCAGGAAGCCTGTTAGGATACAAATTGCATGAGATTAACGACACATCCTACGTTTAAATGGATTCAGTCAGTTATTGGGCTGTTATTGTAATGCTCTTCAACAACTGTGTTTTGCATTGTCACATTCTAATATTCTCCGAATTTCCTCTAAATAATGAGATTTGTGAATATTTGGTTTAAATATACGTATACAAAACAGGAAGTTGGCCCCGCCTTTATGTGGATGCCAAACACAATCCCAGGTCACATCTCAAAACAATCCAATTTCAGCCATATTTCTTTCAAGCAATTACATACATCTTGGCAAGGCTTCACAATTAAACGAATGATCATACTTGGAAATCCATAATTGTACACATTCGCATAAGGTGCCCTTTCaacttaaatgtgttttttattacaTGCTTATCATCCGCGATGAGATTACGCATAGTGTGGGTTTGGACTGAGTTAGAGTACATTTAATCAAATAAGAGGAGACGTAATGGAAGCATGCTGGACCCAAAGCTTCACTGCCTAAGATGCTGTCTTTGAGCCCAGCTTATGTTTAGCAAATTTCAGACAATGAGAACATTATGAGGGGAACTCTGAGGGAGAGCCTTTTACCCCTGCCCACCACAGGTCATACGCATGGCACATAACTAACCTCTACATCTCTAATGAGGCCCATCAAACATAAAGGTACAGAGAGATGTTTAAGATTACACAAACAGGAAGAAATGCTTTTGATTCATAGCAGGTCCGATCATCATGTGGTGACAATGAATATCGTCAGCTTTCACTGATTCTGATAAACCcttactagttttatttttattttatttttttcgtTTTGGCTCTTCTTGGTAACTGTCATGGTTCAGGTCAAGTTTGCTGTGTGGTTCTTTGCTGCTCCCTTGTGGCTCAATAACGCCATTACAAAGAAACGCACCATAGcagacgctctctctctctctctctctctctctctctctctctctctctctctctctctctctctctgtgtgtgtgtgtgtgtgtgtgtcaagtttgttggttttttacattttcacgcCAAACTGATTTTTGAAATCAGTTAAGGGATTAtgtccaaaagttgattctgttcatctggacggagcgtttttgtggaaaaaaacgtttcatcactcatccaagtgacttcttcagtctcagctgactgcaggtttccccaaatcttataaacagtacatttgcataatgactgaaaccagcccactgaaggaacaatgggctgggaggtcagttccttaatcataattatgcaaattctcatgaccattgatcaacagccactgaccaaaacccactgatcaaagcccactgatcaaagaccactgatcaatggccatgagtaccattcacagagagttggggaatggctgcaatcacagcattgtaagatggcgaaagatgtacccttaggccccctcctcgattcagagatggtctttcccttttcatgtaaatggcctccttgactccgcgctcaaaccagcgtttctccctgtccaggatgtgtacatcctcatccttgaaagagtgtccactggcctgtaggtgtaaatagattgcagagtcctggcctgacgaggtagctcttctgtgttgtttggggttgtttggtttccccgatatataaatcctggcaatcctcctgacatttaacagcgtacactatgttactctgtttgtgtcgggggacccgatccttggggtggaccaatttttggcgcggcgtgttttggggtttaaaagccacagagacccggtgtttagaaaaaatgcgtctcaactgctccgatactcctgacacatatgggatcactacaggtttctgcttaggcagcggttgtccttctctcctggatcagctggagctttctttaggcgctttgacaaaagtccagctgggataaccacatttactcagggccttcttgatgtgctgttcttctgcctccctggccactgtgtcagtggggagGGTGTTCACTccgtgttgtagcgtcctgatgacacccagtttatgctccagtggatgatgagagtcaaaccttaaatactgatccgtatgcgtaggtttacggtacacatcagcttttagatgtcccccattactgatggaaatctcacagtctaagaaggctaacctgccacttttcatatcctccattgtgaatttgatgtgttggtccaAGTTactgtgatccgtgaaatgtagtacatcctgagatttgattttcacccaggtgtcattcacatat
The window above is part of the Pelmatolapia mariae isolate MD_Pm_ZW linkage group LG14, Pm_UMD_F_2, whole genome shotgun sequence genome. Proteins encoded here:
- the foxl2a gene encoding forkhead box protein L2a — its product is MMATYQNPEDDAMALMIHDTNTTKEKERPKEEPVQDKVSEKPDPSQKPPYSYVALIAMAIRESSEKRLTLSGIYQYIITKFPFYEKNKKGWQNSIRHNLSLNECFIKVPREGGGERKGNYWTLDPACEDMFEKGNYRRRRRMKRPFRPPPTHFQPGKALFGGDSYGYLSPPKYLQSSFMNNSWSLGQPPTPMPYTSCQMASGNVSPVNVKGLSAPSSYNPYSRVQSMALPSMVNSYNGMSHHHHPHHTQQLSPATAAPPPVSSSNGAGLQFACSRQPAELSMMHCSYWEHETKHSALHTRIDI